A part of Paenarthrobacter sp. A20 genomic DNA contains:
- a CDS encoding TAXI family TRAP transporter solute-binding subunit, whose amino-acid sequence MPDSPVFSRRSVLKAAVATGLGGSLLASTTACTPEEQPKELTVAGGESGGFYLEFATLLAALLQRKGVAANAVALTTGGSLENIQRVVSGEATFAVALADAAAQAVAAAQAAAPDAAPAGKPAQPGDLVAIGKVYQNYVHCIVREDSGLRTLADLAGKTVGVGEVGSGTTLTAGRIITAAGLSEPPRTVKQVNLGLNQALAALREGSIDVMIQSGGVPTAPIAAAAQEIGVRLLDISAFIPATRAQSGFFYDRVLIPANSYGNAPAVWTIGVANLLLCRRDLADHVVRQTVELLVDQAQDLVPTSSTGVQFLSPETLINTAGIPLHPAAEAAYRALHG is encoded by the coding sequence ATGCCTGATTCCCCCGTGTTCTCCCGGCGAAGCGTCCTCAAAGCCGCCGTCGCCACGGGCCTGGGCGGCAGCCTGCTCGCGTCGACCACCGCCTGCACGCCGGAGGAACAACCAAAAGAACTCACGGTTGCCGGTGGCGAATCCGGCGGTTTCTACCTGGAGTTCGCCACCCTGCTCGCGGCCTTGCTGCAGCGCAAAGGCGTAGCCGCAAACGCCGTCGCGCTGACCACCGGCGGGAGCCTTGAAAACATACAGCGGGTTGTGTCCGGCGAGGCGACCTTCGCCGTCGCGCTGGCCGATGCAGCAGCGCAGGCCGTTGCAGCAGCGCAGGCCGCAGCGCCCGACGCAGCGCCCGCCGGGAAGCCAGCACAGCCCGGAGACCTTGTTGCGATCGGCAAGGTGTACCAGAACTACGTTCACTGCATCGTGCGGGAGGACAGCGGGCTACGGACCCTCGCGGACCTCGCCGGGAAGACCGTGGGCGTGGGTGAAGTGGGCTCGGGAACCACGTTGACCGCTGGACGGATCATCACAGCGGCGGGACTTTCTGAACCACCCCGCACCGTGAAGCAGGTGAATCTCGGCTTGAACCAGGCCCTGGCCGCCTTGCGGGAGGGTTCCATTGACGTGATGATCCAGTCCGGAGGTGTCCCGACGGCACCCATCGCTGCGGCAGCCCAGGAAATCGGCGTGCGTCTCCTCGACATTTCCGCGTTCATCCCCGCAACACGGGCGCAGTCGGGATTCTTCTATGATCGTGTCCTGATCCCGGCCAACAGCTACGGCAACGCTCCCGCCGTGTGGACCATCGGCGTCGCGAACCTGCTCCTGTGCCGCAGGGATCTGGCCGACCATGTTGTTCGGCAGACGGTGGAGTTGCTGGTGGACCAGGCCCAGGATCTGGTTCCGACGTCGAGCACCGGAGTGCAGTTCCTCAGCCCCGAAACCCTCATCAACACCGCGGGTATCCCGCTGCATCCGGCCGCGGAAGCTGCTTACAGGGCGCTGCACGGCTAG
- a CDS encoding serpin family protein, translating into MNRVRKATTLLAAAALATSSATISACAPPPADVGLLTADGVTRISVQAADYSAQLEAFNVSARKLSAALLADGGDATNGNVVSSPSSLLIALSMLRAGASGPTAAEMDAVLGLPAEGRDEAINALLASLEKFDGDPGSVDEENPPRTPVMHAANGLFVDKGVPTGEGYLATLAKHFGTGVYPVSFQDEAVTKPAIDQWVSKNTGGRIKEAPAKYSRDNTFSLLNALYFAAAWQKPFDANDTSDRPFTKADGEVINVPTMNTGTSMAYAEAPGWKAVDLPYAEGFVMRLVLPDGGASGSSGSATVSAEVLGDVAEQLSGAEPGMVQISLPKWDHKTTFELREVFETLGLNETLATDKDFDAIQQGMKLTQAAQAANITVAEKGTIASAVTQVNAEASSAFIPERQIILDHPFHYEIVHVETGMPLFTGWVADPR; encoded by the coding sequence ATGAACCGAGTCCGCAAGGCGACGACGCTACTCGCGGCAGCCGCATTGGCCACCAGCTCCGCGACCATCAGTGCCTGCGCGCCCCCACCAGCCGACGTCGGGCTCCTAACCGCCGACGGCGTGACTCGCATTTCGGTCCAAGCAGCGGACTATTCGGCGCAACTTGAAGCCTTCAACGTCTCCGCGCGGAAGCTCAGCGCCGCGCTGTTGGCTGACGGCGGCGACGCGACGAACGGCAATGTGGTGTCATCCCCGTCAAGTTTGCTGATCGCACTGAGCATGCTTCGGGCGGGAGCCAGCGGGCCTACGGCGGCGGAGATGGACGCCGTCCTCGGCCTGCCCGCCGAGGGGCGCGACGAAGCAATTAACGCGCTCCTGGCCTCCCTTGAAAAGTTCGACGGCGACCCCGGCTCGGTGGACGAGGAGAACCCGCCGCGCACACCGGTGATGCACGCTGCCAACGGGCTGTTCGTCGATAAAGGCGTGCCCACGGGCGAGGGCTATCTGGCCACGCTCGCCAAGCATTTCGGCACGGGGGTGTACCCGGTATCGTTCCAGGATGAGGCCGTGACCAAACCGGCAATCGACCAGTGGGTCAGCAAAAATACCGGGGGGCGCATCAAGGAAGCGCCTGCGAAATACAGCCGCGACAACACCTTCAGCCTGCTCAACGCACTCTACTTCGCCGCCGCCTGGCAAAAACCTTTCGACGCCAACGACACATCAGACCGCCCCTTCACCAAGGCCGATGGTGAAGTGATCAACGTGCCAACCATGAACACAGGCACCAGCATGGCCTACGCCGAAGCTCCCGGCTGGAAGGCTGTGGACCTGCCTTACGCAGAGGGTTTCGTCATGCGGCTGGTGCTGCCCGACGGCGGTGCGTCGGGTTCGTCCGGCTCGGCTACGGTTTCCGCGGAGGTGCTTGGAGATGTGGCGGAGCAGCTTTCCGGGGCAGAGCCTGGCATGGTGCAGATTAGTCTGCCCAAGTGGGACCACAAAACCACGTTCGAGCTGAGGGAGGTGTTCGAAACCCTCGGGCTCAACGAGACGCTGGCGACGGACAAGGATTTCGACGCGATCCAGCAGGGCATGAAGCTGACGCAAGCGGCCCAGGCAGCCAACATCACCGTCGCCGAGAAGGGGACCATCGCCTCTGCCGTGACCCAAGTCAACGCCGAGGCCTCAAGTGCCTTCATCCCCGAACGGCAGATCATCCTCGACCACCCGTTCCACTACGAGATCGTGCACGTGGAGACCGGCATGCCGCTGTTCACCGGGTGGGTGGCGGACCCGCGTTAG
- the aceB gene encoding malate synthase A codes for MNSFTDNFTINGITLTAQPMCRQNEVLTPDALEFIGKLHRATADRRQELMQARHARRNQISGGQDPRFLPQTEGIRNDPTWRVAPPAPGLEDRRVEITGPVDKKMTINALNSGAKVWLADMEDSSTPTWRNVIQGQLNLTDALERRIDFTSPEGKEYKLKSAEDLPTIVVRPRGWHLPEKHMLIDGKPIAGGIVDFGLFFFHNARRLLAQGKGPYFYLPKIENHLEARLWNDIFVLAQDLLGIPQGTIRATVLIETITAAFEMEEILYELRDHASGLNAGRWDYIFSLIKNFRTRGPRFVLPDRGQVTMTQPFMRAYTEQLVRACHRRGAMAIGGMAAAVPNRKDEAANTASFEKVRADKTREANDGFDGSWVAHPDLVPVCREVFDSVLGDRSNQLDRSREDVTPDDRALIDIASTEGTITEGGVRLNIEVGIRYIESWLRGNGAVAIHNLMEDAATAEISRSQLWQWIHSHAIIENGDVITREWVEDLLDEEFARLERFDGDRFADARAIFEEVTLAEEFPTFLTIPAYARFLTEAREEATEEELVAA; via the coding sequence ATGAACAGCTTCACTGACAACTTCACTATCAATGGCATTACTTTGACCGCGCAGCCCATGTGCCGGCAGAACGAGGTCCTCACGCCGGATGCCCTTGAGTTCATTGGCAAGTTGCACCGGGCTACGGCTGATCGTCGTCAGGAGCTGATGCAGGCACGGCACGCCCGTCGCAACCAGATTTCCGGTGGCCAGGATCCGCGGTTCCTGCCGCAGACCGAGGGCATCCGGAACGATCCGACCTGGCGGGTGGCTCCCCCGGCTCCGGGTTTGGAGGACCGCCGGGTGGAGATCACGGGTCCGGTGGATAAGAAGATGACCATCAATGCCCTGAACTCGGGGGCGAAGGTGTGGCTGGCTGACATGGAGGATTCGTCCACGCCGACATGGCGGAACGTGATCCAGGGTCAGCTGAACCTGACCGATGCTTTGGAGCGTCGGATTGATTTCACGTCCCCTGAGGGCAAGGAATACAAGCTCAAGTCGGCCGAGGACCTGCCCACTATCGTGGTCCGCCCGCGTGGTTGGCACCTGCCGGAGAAGCACATGCTGATCGACGGCAAGCCGATCGCCGGCGGAATCGTGGACTTCGGGTTGTTCTTCTTCCACAACGCCCGCCGCCTGCTGGCCCAGGGCAAGGGCCCGTACTTCTACTTGCCGAAGATCGAGAACCACCTCGAAGCCCGGTTGTGGAACGACATCTTCGTCCTGGCACAGGACCTGCTGGGCATCCCGCAGGGCACCATCCGGGCCACGGTGCTGATCGAGACCATCACCGCCGCGTTCGAGATGGAGGAGATCTTGTACGAACTCCGCGACCATGCGAGCGGTTTGAACGCCGGCCGGTGGGACTACATTTTCTCCCTGATCAAGAACTTCCGTACCCGCGGACCGCGTTTTGTGCTCCCGGACCGCGGCCAGGTGACCATGACCCAGCCGTTCATGCGCGCTTACACCGAGCAACTGGTCCGGGCCTGCCACCGCCGCGGGGCCATGGCGATCGGTGGGATGGCAGCAGCTGTCCCGAACCGCAAGGATGAGGCAGCCAACACTGCTTCGTTCGAGAAGGTTCGTGCTGACAAGACCCGCGAGGCCAACGACGGCTTCGACGGCTCGTGGGTGGCCCACCCGGATCTGGTGCCGGTATGCCGGGAAGTTTTTGACTCAGTTCTCGGAGACCGCTCCAACCAGTTGGACCGTTCCCGCGAGGATGTCACCCCGGATGACCGTGCGCTGATCGATATCGCCAGCACGGAGGGCACCATCACCGAGGGCGGGGTCCGTCTGAACATCGAGGTGGGCATCCGCTACATCGAGTCCTGGCTGCGGGGCAACGGGGCTGTGGCCATTCACAACCTCATGGAAGACGCAGCCACCGCCGAGATCTCCCGGTCCCAGCTGTGGCAGTGGATCCACTCCCACGCCATCATCGAGAACGGTGACGTGATCACCCGTGAATGGGTAGAGGACCTGCTGGACGAGGAATTCGCCCGCCTGGAACGCTTCGATGGAGACCGCTTCGCTGATGCCCGCGCCATCTTCGAGGAAGTCACGTTGGCCGAGGAATTCCCCACCTTCCTGACCATCCCCGCGTACGCACGTTTCCTCACCGAGGCCCGAGAAGAGGCCACGGAAGAGGAACTCGTCGCCGCTTAG
- a CDS encoding HAMP domain-containing sensor histidine kinase has translation MKFRVLGILSLLVVIIVVTVSSVILTSAGRELTQELQINRVAALNRFAQLASDAAEDNDTTQLQREMDRYSELYGEGILIRLQEKTIRSGGISADQPEARDALNRASLNLSDTTLNPIRAFGTGNDIISRSFGTASQVLGEVVLEVDLDAARQKLRERWLVVGLAAVALGALLLLAALRITGWVLRPVHRLSKAVHELETTGKTSQLPDAGPPELRELSRSFTAMADTLTESMESQRRLIADTSHQLRNPVGALRLRIDLLQLELKSEPGQDAAAGVVAELERVEEMLDGVLKLAAAEHRAFEGSARADEADHQRLAVIDPFPVLQGEVERAARAAHLAGSQLTLEDPTSESHIVCDPDELAHMVGELLTNAIKYAPGSRITVATQPTQGGTAVVISDDGPGLPAEQRAASTTRFWRAPQHGKIPGNGLGMTIVERLAQANGGRLVLEPHEPHGLTARLEFVKPEEDTHA, from the coding sequence GTGAAGTTCCGCGTCCTCGGCATCCTGAGCCTGCTGGTGGTGATCATCGTGGTGACGGTCTCCAGCGTGATCCTGACATCGGCCGGCCGCGAGCTCACCCAGGAACTGCAAATCAACCGCGTCGCCGCGCTGAACCGCTTTGCCCAACTGGCCAGCGATGCTGCGGAAGACAACGACACCACTCAACTGCAACGCGAGATGGACCGCTATTCCGAGCTTTACGGTGAGGGGATCCTGATCCGACTTCAAGAAAAGACAATCCGTTCCGGCGGAATCAGCGCGGACCAGCCCGAGGCCCGGGACGCACTCAACCGGGCCAGCCTCAACCTCAGCGACACCACACTCAACCCCATCCGAGCTTTCGGAACCGGCAACGACATCATCTCGCGGTCCTTCGGTACCGCCAGCCAGGTACTCGGCGAAGTAGTCCTTGAAGTGGACCTCGACGCGGCCCGGCAGAAGCTACGGGAGCGGTGGCTCGTCGTCGGGCTTGCAGCTGTGGCGCTGGGTGCGCTGCTCCTGTTGGCGGCATTACGCATCACCGGCTGGGTCCTTCGCCCGGTCCACAGACTGAGCAAGGCAGTCCACGAACTGGAAACCACCGGCAAAACCAGCCAGCTTCCCGATGCAGGGCCGCCGGAACTGCGCGAGCTCAGCCGCTCCTTCACGGCCATGGCCGATACCCTGACGGAAAGTATGGAGTCCCAGCGCCGGCTCATCGCCGATACCTCGCACCAGCTCCGGAACCCCGTTGGCGCGCTGCGCTTGCGGATCGATTTGCTGCAGCTGGAGCTGAAAAGTGAGCCGGGGCAAGATGCGGCGGCCGGCGTTGTCGCGGAACTTGAGCGAGTGGAGGAAATGCTCGACGGCGTGCTGAAGCTGGCTGCGGCGGAACACCGCGCCTTCGAGGGGTCTGCCCGCGCGGATGAAGCAGACCATCAGCGCTTGGCCGTCATCGATCCCTTCCCAGTCCTGCAGGGCGAAGTCGAGCGGGCAGCACGGGCCGCTCACCTTGCCGGATCACAGCTGACGTTGGAAGACCCGACGTCCGAAAGCCACATCGTGTGCGACCCCGACGAACTCGCCCACATGGTGGGTGAACTCCTCACGAACGCCATAAAGTACGCACCCGGCTCCCGCATCACGGTGGCGACGCAACCGACGCAAGGAGGGACCGCCGTCGTGATTTCCGACGACGGTCCCGGCCTCCCAGCCGAACAGCGCGCTGCGTCCACCACCAGGTTCTGGCGGGCGCCGCAGCATGGCAAGATCCCCGGCAACGGCTTGGGCATGACCATCGTGGAGCGGCTGGCGCAGGCCAATGGTGGGCGGCTCGTCCTTGAGCCGCACGAGCCCCACGGCCTGACAGCACGCCTCGAGTTCGTGAAACCGGAGGAGGACACACATGCCTGA
- a CDS encoding TetR/AcrR family transcriptional regulator has protein sequence MVRKTSEVASTAGSWQWTRTAATRRNLLDAATEVFVEHGFTDASISDIVTRAGSSVGSLYHHFGGKTELFLALWDDYQNEHERLVAAAVAKARKAGENNPLALFNVGSRSYFDYTWKHRDLERVFIEGDTPPGFEVLRRERGREWVRQNSVLLGASDDTLGRLTIAVITDIVTVSGQEVALSASKREADEVVDAAAVLVQRLAANAGPPPTR, from the coding sequence ATGGTTCGGAAAACATCCGAAGTGGCCAGTACCGCGGGCTCCTGGCAGTGGACGCGAACAGCTGCCACCCGACGCAATCTGCTGGATGCGGCCACCGAAGTGTTCGTGGAACACGGCTTTACCGACGCGAGCATCTCGGACATCGTGACCCGCGCCGGATCCAGTGTCGGCAGCCTCTACCACCACTTCGGCGGGAAAACCGAGCTCTTCCTCGCGTTGTGGGACGACTACCAAAACGAACATGAAAGGCTCGTAGCCGCGGCTGTGGCCAAAGCACGGAAGGCCGGTGAGAACAATCCCCTGGCCCTGTTCAACGTAGGCAGCCGCAGCTATTTCGACTACACCTGGAAACACCGGGACTTGGAGCGGGTTTTCATTGAGGGGGACACTCCCCCGGGCTTCGAAGTCCTGCGACGCGAACGCGGCCGTGAATGGGTCCGGCAGAACTCCGTACTCCTGGGCGCCAGCGACGACACTCTGGGCCGGCTCACCATTGCAGTGATCACGGACATCGTGACGGTGTCCGGGCAGGAAGTGGCCCTGAGCGCCTCTAAGCGCGAGGCCGACGAGGTTGTGGACGCCGCTGCTGTGCTGGTGCAGCGCCTGGCAGCTAACGCGGGTCCGCCACCCACCCGGTGA
- a CDS encoding cytochrome b/b6 domain-containing protein, with amino-acid sequence MSVSSKSSGITSNRWFKPVVVTAGALVVALILVLVAQWLRTLQPVQQFLTDYPGHSAIPEGTPTGFPAWLGWQHFLNMFFIVLIIRSGWQVRTTTRPAANWTRNNKGFIKTKNPPTKISLDLWFHLTLDALWVLNGIIFIVLLFATGQWLRIVPTTWDVFPNAVSAGLQYASLNWPVENGWNNYNSLQLLTYFITVFIAAPLAIITGIRMSGAWPKKAAINKFYPIELARKIHFPVMIYFVAFVIVHVTLVLATGALRNLNHMYASNDDNNSWWGFGIFAASIVFTAAAWFLARPLFLRPIASLMGKVSR; translated from the coding sequence ATGTCCGTTTCAAGCAAGTCGTCCGGGATCACGTCGAACAGGTGGTTCAAACCCGTCGTCGTCACCGCAGGAGCTTTGGTGGTGGCACTGATCCTGGTGCTCGTTGCGCAATGGCTCCGGACCCTTCAGCCGGTGCAGCAGTTCCTCACCGACTACCCCGGGCACTCAGCCATTCCTGAAGGCACTCCCACCGGCTTCCCCGCCTGGCTGGGCTGGCAACACTTCCTCAACATGTTCTTCATCGTGCTGATCATCCGTTCCGGCTGGCAGGTGCGGACCACCACCCGCCCGGCCGCCAACTGGACCCGGAACAACAAGGGCTTCATCAAGACCAAGAACCCGCCCACCAAGATCAGCCTGGACCTCTGGTTCCACCTGACGCTGGACGCGCTCTGGGTCCTCAACGGCATCATCTTCATCGTGCTGCTCTTCGCCACCGGCCAATGGTTGCGGATCGTCCCCACCACCTGGGACGTCTTCCCGAACGCTGTCTCCGCCGGCCTGCAGTATGCGTCCCTGAACTGGCCCGTTGAAAATGGTTGGAACAACTACAACAGTCTTCAGCTCCTGACCTACTTCATCACGGTCTTCATCGCCGCCCCGCTGGCCATCATCACGGGTATCCGGATGTCCGGGGCGTGGCCCAAGAAGGCCGCGATCAATAAGTTCTACCCGATCGAGTTGGCCCGCAAGATCCACTTCCCGGTGATGATCTACTTCGTCGCGTTCGTGATAGTCCACGTGACCCTGGTGCTGGCCACTGGTGCGCTGAGGAACCTCAACCACATGTACGCATCCAACGACGACAACAACAGCTGGTGGGGCTTCGGCATCTTCGCGGCGTCCATTGTCTTCACGGCGGCGGCTTGGTTCCTCGCCCGGCCCCTGTTCCTGCGCCCCATCGCCTCGCTGATGGGCAAGGTCTCGCGCTAA
- a CDS encoding hydroxymethylpyrimidine/phosphomethylpyrimidine kinase has translation MTSAVAPAIALTIAGSEATGGAGAQADLKTFQELGVFGIANLTCIVSFNPQDNWNHRFVPVDQQVIADQLEATTAAYGAASGAPSVLDTVKIGMLGSPATISTVEKALTDGSFANVVLDPVLICKGQEPGHALDTDQALKAQILPLATFVTPNHFEAESLSGLTITDEESLKAAAIRIHEISGAAVLAKGGVRLEGPDAVDVYYDGETLEVLRAPKVGEVAVSGAGCSLAAAVTAELAKGATPLEAARTAKAFVTAGIKNRVSSGAPFDALWQGGALS, from the coding sequence ATGACTTCAGCCGTTGCCCCTGCCATCGCCCTGACCATCGCCGGCTCCGAAGCGACCGGTGGCGCCGGCGCGCAGGCCGACCTCAAGACCTTCCAGGAACTCGGAGTGTTCGGCATCGCGAACCTCACGTGCATCGTTTCCTTCAACCCGCAGGACAACTGGAACCACCGCTTTGTGCCGGTGGACCAGCAGGTTATTGCAGACCAATTGGAAGCCACGACGGCGGCGTATGGTGCCGCTTCCGGCGCACCTTCGGTGTTGGACACGGTGAAGATCGGCATGCTCGGAAGCCCGGCAACCATCAGCACCGTGGAGAAGGCACTCACTGATGGCTCGTTCGCCAATGTGGTCCTGGACCCTGTGCTGATCTGCAAGGGCCAGGAACCGGGCCATGCCTTGGACACCGACCAGGCCCTGAAGGCCCAGATCCTGCCGCTGGCAACGTTTGTCACACCGAACCACTTCGAGGCCGAGTCCCTGTCCGGGCTCACCATTACAGACGAAGAATCGCTCAAGGCCGCGGCGATCCGCATCCACGAGATCAGCGGCGCAGCAGTCCTCGCCAAGGGCGGGGTGCGGCTGGAAGGCCCGGACGCCGTCGACGTCTACTACGACGGCGAAACGCTGGAAGTCCTTCGCGCTCCGAAGGTTGGCGAAGTGGCTGTGTCCGGTGCTGGCTGCTCCCTTGCTGCAGCTGTGACCGCCGAACTCGCGAAGGGCGCGACGCCCCTTGAAGCTGCACGGACGGCCAAGGCTTTCGTGACTGCCGGCATCAAGAACCGGGTGTCCTCCGGCGCTCCTTTTGATGCCCTGTGGCAGGGCGGGGCTCTGTCCTAG
- a CDS encoding helix-turn-helix transcriptional regulator, giving the protein MHFFAYSQEMSPVSWNREVASPSLSPASPELDVISLGRRVRHLRKQAGLTLDDLSAAVGTAPSQLSLIENGKREPKLGLLQQLAASLNVSIDQLLGAEPPSRRAALEIELERYQRGPLYESLNLPRIRISSRLPLDVLESQVGLLQELERKLNEQVATPEEARRANGELRAMMRERGNYFPEYEAEAQKVLKGVGYTAGPLSQHVIADIAENLGFSLHHVGDLPHSTRSVTDLKNHRIYLTQNQRQDHDPRSVLLQALGHYVLGHETPRNYGDFLAQRVATNYFAAALLLPEQATVDFLQKAKAAKEIAVEDIRDAFAVSYETAAHRFTNLATKHLGITTHFQKTHQSGIIYKAYENDGVTFPQDHTGAIEGQPSCKAWTSRAVFDVPDKFSAYSQYTDTPSGTYWCTARTERSAAGEFSLSIGVPYQHVKWFRGRETTARATSNCPDPNCCKRPPASLANEWAGNAWPSARAHSHLLAAMPPGAFPGVDETEVYSFLAAHSER; this is encoded by the coding sequence ATGCACTTCTTCGCGTATTCTCAAGAAATGTCGCCTGTGAGCTGGAATCGTGAAGTCGCATCACCGTCGTTATCGCCTGCGTCCCCTGAACTGGACGTCATCAGCCTTGGCCGCCGTGTACGGCACCTGCGCAAGCAGGCCGGACTGACGCTGGACGACTTGAGTGCCGCCGTCGGGACCGCACCGAGCCAGCTGAGCCTGATCGAAAACGGCAAGCGCGAACCAAAACTGGGGCTCCTTCAGCAGCTGGCCGCGTCCCTGAACGTCAGCATCGATCAGCTGCTGGGAGCGGAGCCCCCGAGCCGCAGGGCGGCCTTGGAAATCGAGCTCGAACGGTACCAGCGCGGACCGCTGTACGAGTCGTTGAACCTGCCCAGAATCCGCATCAGCTCGCGGCTTCCGCTGGATGTGCTGGAGTCACAGGTGGGGCTGCTTCAGGAGCTCGAACGCAAGCTCAACGAGCAGGTGGCGACGCCGGAAGAAGCCCGCCGCGCGAACGGCGAGTTGCGTGCCATGATGCGCGAGCGCGGTAACTATTTCCCCGAGTATGAGGCCGAGGCGCAGAAGGTCCTCAAGGGGGTCGGCTACACCGCGGGCCCGCTGAGCCAGCACGTCATTGCTGACATCGCTGAGAATCTCGGCTTCAGCCTGCATCATGTGGGCGATTTGCCGCACTCGACACGGTCTGTGACGGACTTGAAGAACCACAGAATTTATCTCACGCAGAACCAACGGCAGGATCACGATCCCCGCTCGGTGCTCCTGCAGGCTTTGGGCCACTACGTCTTGGGGCATGAAACTCCGCGGAACTACGGGGATTTCCTGGCACAGAGGGTTGCCACCAACTACTTTGCTGCGGCGTTGTTGCTTCCGGAACAGGCAACGGTGGACTTCCTGCAAAAGGCCAAGGCGGCTAAGGAAATCGCTGTGGAGGACATCCGGGACGCTTTCGCCGTGTCCTACGAAACGGCTGCGCACCGCTTCACCAACCTCGCCACCAAGCACCTGGGCATCACCACGCACTTCCAGAAGACGCACCAGTCCGGCATCATCTACAAGGCCTACGAGAACGACGGCGTGACGTTCCCGCAGGACCACACCGGGGCCATCGAGGGCCAGCCGTCGTGCAAGGCGTGGACCTCACGTGCTGTGTTCGACGTGCCGGACAAGTTCAGCGCCTACAGCCAGTACACGGACACGCCGTCGGGCACGTACTGGTGCACAGCCCGCACCGAGCGGTCTGCAGCGGGTGAGTTTTCGCTCAGCATCGGCGTGCCGTACCAGCATGTGAAGTGGTTCCGCGGCCGGGAGACCACCGCACGCGCAACGTCCAACTGCCCGGATCCCAACTGCTGCAAGCGGCCCCCGGCATCTTTGGCGAACGAGTGGGCCGGGAACGCCTGGCCCTCCGCGCGGGCCCATTCGCACCTGCTGGCCGCCATGCCTCCCGGGGCGTTCCCCGGCGTGGACGAGACCGAGGTGTACTCCTTCCTGGCAGCCCACTCCGAGCGCTGA
- the aceA gene encoding isocitrate lyase, giving the protein MTASFEPAESSAQETASEQAAALELEWSANPRWEGVTRDYSATDVVRLRGRVSEEHTLARRGSEKLWKQLTEEAPTGGYTNALGALTGNQAVQQVKAGLRAIYLSGWQVAADANLSGQTYPDQSLYPANSVPQVVRRINNALLRADQIEYAEGVKTVEDWLVPIVADAEAGFGGPLNAYELMKSMITAGASGVHWEDQLASEKKCGHLGGKVLIPTQQHIRTLNAARLAADVADTPTVVIARTDAEAATLITSDVDERDQEFTTGERTAEGFYKVRNGIEPCIARAKAYAPYSDLIWMETGTPDLELARKFAESVKADFPDQMLSYNCSPSFNWRKHLDDTTIAKFQRELGAMGFTFQFITLAGFHALNYSMFDLAHGYAREGMSAYVELQEKEFASESRGYTATKHQREVGTGYFDDIATALNPNASTLALVGSTEEGQFH; this is encoded by the coding sequence ATGACCGCTTCATTTGAACCAGCAGAATCTTCCGCTCAGGAAACGGCAAGCGAGCAGGCCGCAGCGCTGGAACTTGAATGGTCCGCCAACCCGCGGTGGGAAGGCGTCACCCGTGATTACTCGGCCACCGACGTCGTCCGCCTCCGCGGTCGCGTCTCCGAAGAGCACACCCTGGCCCGCCGCGGTTCGGAGAAGCTCTGGAAGCAGCTCACTGAGGAAGCTCCCACCGGCGGCTACACCAACGCCCTCGGAGCCCTGACCGGTAACCAGGCAGTGCAGCAGGTTAAGGCCGGCCTCCGTGCCATTTATCTCTCCGGCTGGCAGGTGGCCGCAGACGCCAACCTGTCGGGCCAGACCTACCCGGACCAGTCCCTGTACCCGGCCAACTCGGTGCCCCAGGTTGTCCGCCGCATCAACAACGCCCTGCTCCGTGCAGACCAGATCGAATACGCCGAGGGCGTCAAGACCGTTGAAGACTGGCTGGTCCCGATCGTCGCCGACGCAGAAGCCGGCTTCGGTGGCCCGCTGAACGCCTACGAGCTCATGAAATCCATGATCACCGCTGGCGCCTCGGGCGTTCACTGGGAAGACCAGCTCGCTTCCGAAAAGAAGTGCGGCCACCTCGGCGGCAAGGTCCTGATCCCCACCCAGCAGCACATCCGGACCCTGAACGCCGCACGTCTGGCAGCCGACGTCGCCGATACTCCCACGGTGGTCATTGCCCGCACGGACGCCGAAGCAGCAACCCTGATCACTTCCGACGTTGACGAGCGCGACCAGGAATTCACCACTGGCGAGCGCACTGCCGAGGGCTTCTACAAGGTCCGCAACGGAATCGAACCCTGCATCGCCCGGGCCAAGGCCTACGCACCGTACTCCGACCTCATCTGGATGGAGACCGGAACCCCGGACCTGGAACTGGCCCGCAAGTTCGCCGAATCGGTCAAGGCCGACTTCCCGGACCAGATGCTCTCCTACAACTGCTCCCCGTCCTTCAACTGGCGCAAGCACCTGGACGACACCACCATCGCCAAGTTCCAGCGTGAACTCGGCGCCATGGGCTTCACGTTCCAGTTCATCACCCTGGCCGGCTTCCACGCCCTGAACTACTCGATGTTCGACCTCGCCCACGGCTACGCCCGTGAAGGCATGAGCGCCTACGTCGAGCTCCAGGAAAAGGAATTCGCCTCCGAGTCCCGCGGCTACACCGCCACCAAGCACCAGCGCGAAGTCGGCACCGGCTACTTCGACGACATCGCAACCGCGCTCAACCCGAACGCATCCACCCTCGCACTGGTCGGATCGACCGAAGAGGGCCAATTCCACTAA